From one Streptomyces sp. R41 genomic stretch:
- a CDS encoding NADAR family protein, translated as MSVVHARVACMGKIDSWEALVSAVQSGARVKYLHFWGHRPRPDGRVSASCLSQWWPSPFVVDDVEYATAEHWMMASKARLFGDEEAERRVLAASNPALAKKAGRLVRGFDEAIWERERFGIVVEGSVHKFAAHADLREFLLGTGERSKMGVPPAEGSGRVLVEASPLDRVWGIGLAADDERAFDPERWRGPNLLGFALMEARARLG; from the coding sequence ATGTCAGTGGTGCATGCCAGAGTGGCGTGCATGGGGAAGATCGATTCTTGGGAAGCGCTGGTCAGCGCGGTCCAATCGGGGGCGAGGGTCAAGTACCTGCACTTCTGGGGGCACCGCCCGCGACCGGACGGTCGGGTGAGTGCGAGCTGTCTCAGCCAGTGGTGGCCGTCACCGTTCGTGGTCGACGACGTCGAGTACGCGACGGCGGAGCACTGGATGATGGCGTCGAAGGCGCGCCTCTTCGGGGACGAGGAAGCGGAGCGACGGGTCCTTGCCGCTTCGAACCCCGCGCTCGCCAAGAAGGCGGGGCGGCTGGTGCGCGGCTTCGACGAGGCCATATGGGAGCGGGAGCGGTTCGGGATCGTGGTCGAGGGCAGCGTCCACAAATTCGCCGCGCACGCCGATCTGCGGGAGTTTCTGCTGGGCACGGGCGAGCGAAGCAAGATGGGGGTCCCCCCGGCCGAAGGCTCGGGGAGGGTGCTGGTCGAGGCCAGTCCCCTGGACCGTGTCTGGGGCATCGGGCTCGCTGCGGACGATGAGCGGGCCTTCGATCCCGAGCGGTGGCGGGGGCCGAATTTGCTGGGGTTCGCGTTGATGGAGGCGCGGGCGCGGCTCGGATAG
- a CDS encoding gamma-aminobutyraldehyde dehydrogenase, translating into MHNPGHRFQAQDRLADGAQYIAGRLTKGTSGRTHAVVNPATGEEVYTYELASTVDVDAAVAAAREAFPGWSGATPGERSDALHRFAAVLAERAEEFAQAESLQCGKPLKLTREFDVPGTIDNTAFFAGAARHLQGQSAGEYSGDHTSYVRREPIGVVGSIAPWNYPLQMAAWKILPAIAAGNTIVLKPAELTPLTSLLFAEAATEAGIPDGVINIVTGLGKEAGEHLVGHPDVAMTSFTGSTAVGKRVAEIATSTVKRLHLELGGKAPFVVFDDADLEAAVNGAVAGSLINTGQDCTAATRAYVQRPLYEEFVAKTAALMASVRVGDPFAPDTDLGPLISHAQRDRVAGFVDRARGYARVVTGGAAPQGDLKSGAFYAPTLVADAAQDSEIVQAEIFGPVLVVLPFDTDDEGIALANDTPYGLAASAWSRDVYRAGRATREIKAGCVWVNDHIPIISEMPHGGYKASGFGKDMSAYSFEEYTQIKHVMFDNTAVARKDWHRTIFGDRP; encoded by the coding sequence ATGCACAATCCGGGCCATCGCTTCCAGGCGCAGGACCGCTTGGCGGACGGCGCGCAGTACATCGCGGGCCGACTGACCAAGGGCACCTCCGGCCGCACGCACGCGGTCGTGAACCCCGCCACCGGCGAAGAGGTGTACACGTACGAGCTGGCGAGCACCGTCGACGTCGACGCGGCCGTGGCCGCCGCCCGTGAGGCGTTTCCCGGCTGGTCGGGCGCCACCCCGGGCGAGCGCTCCGACGCGCTGCACCGCTTCGCCGCCGTGCTCGCCGAGCGCGCCGAGGAGTTCGCCCAGGCGGAGTCGCTCCAGTGCGGAAAGCCCCTCAAGCTGACGCGCGAGTTCGACGTTCCGGGCACCATCGACAACACCGCGTTCTTCGCGGGCGCGGCCCGGCACCTGCAGGGCCAGTCCGCGGGCGAGTACTCCGGTGACCACACCTCCTACGTACGCCGTGAACCCATCGGCGTCGTCGGCTCCATCGCGCCCTGGAACTACCCCCTCCAGATGGCCGCCTGGAAGATCCTCCCTGCGATCGCCGCCGGCAACACGATCGTGCTGAAGCCGGCCGAGCTGACCCCGCTCACCTCGCTGCTGTTCGCCGAGGCGGCCACGGAGGCGGGGATCCCGGACGGTGTCATCAACATCGTCACGGGCCTGGGCAAGGAAGCCGGTGAGCATCTCGTCGGCCACCCCGATGTCGCCATGACCTCCTTCACCGGGTCCACCGCCGTCGGCAAGCGGGTCGCGGAGATCGCCACCTCGACCGTCAAGCGGCTCCACCTGGAGCTCGGCGGCAAGGCGCCCTTCGTGGTCTTCGACGACGCGGATCTCGAAGCCGCCGTGAACGGCGCGGTCGCCGGTTCGCTGATCAACACCGGGCAGGACTGCACGGCCGCCACGCGCGCGTACGTACAAAGGCCGCTCTACGAAGAGTTCGTGGCGAAGACCGCCGCCCTGATGGCGAGCGTCCGCGTGGGCGACCCGTTCGCGCCGGACACCGACCTCGGCCCGCTGATCTCGCACGCCCAGCGCGACCGCGTCGCCGGATTCGTCGACCGGGCCCGCGGCTACGCGCGCGTGGTCACCGGCGGAGCCGCCCCACAGGGCGACCTCAAGAGCGGCGCGTTCTACGCGCCCACGCTCGTCGCCGACGCCGCCCAGGACAGCGAGATCGTGCAGGCCGAGATCTTCGGCCCGGTGCTCGTCGTGCTGCCCTTCGACACCGACGACGAGGGCATCGCGCTCGCCAACGACACCCCGTACGGACTCGCGGCCTCCGCCTGGAGCCGCGACGTCTACCGCGCAGGCCGCGCGACCCGCGAGATCAAGGCGGGCTGCGTCTGGGTCAACGATCACATCCCGATCATCAGCGAGATGCCGCACGGCGGCTACAAGGCGTCCGGCTTCGGCAAGGACATGTCTGCCTACTCCTTCGAGGAGTACACGCAGATCAAGCACGTCATGTTCGACAACACCGCGGTGGCCAGGAAGGACTGGCACCGCACGATCTTCGGGGACCGCCCCTAG
- a CDS encoding DUF4190 domain-containing protein, which translates to MGNPFAAPAARTPYPQPAPGEPVPPPPIAPDGPGRLPYGYGYAQYAPAQPHAAYQGGYGWPPVPPLAPSNGMGTAGLVLGILAAVVFCLWPLAIVLGILGVIFGVIGRRKARRGEATNPGQALAGIICGAVGIALGIAMLVFLVVVPDDSGDGDSGGGDGFSTSLVMEQQ; encoded by the coding sequence TTGGGCAACCCCTTCGCAGCCCCCGCAGCCCGCACCCCCTACCCCCAGCCCGCCCCGGGCGAACCCGTCCCCCCGCCACCCATCGCGCCCGACGGCCCCGGCCGGCTGCCGTACGGGTACGGCTACGCGCAGTACGCCCCGGCTCAGCCGCATGCCGCCTACCAAGGCGGCTACGGCTGGCCCCCAGTGCCGCCGCTCGCGCCGAGCAACGGCATGGGCACCGCCGGTCTCGTGCTCGGCATTCTCGCGGCGGTCGTGTTCTGCCTCTGGCCGCTCGCCATCGTGCTGGGCATCCTCGGTGTGATCTTCGGCGTGATCGGCCGCCGCAAAGCACGCCGCGGTGAGGCGACCAACCCGGGGCAGGCGCTGGCCGGAATCATCTGCGGAGCGGTCGGTATCGCCCTGGGAATCGCGATGCTCGTCTTCCTCGTCGTGGTCCCGGACGACAGCGGCGACGGTGACTCGGGCGGCGGCGACGGCTTCTCCACGTCCCTCGTCATGGAGCAGCAGTAA
- a CDS encoding glycerophosphodiester phosphodiesterase, with protein sequence MRTVTAVAHRGAPYRLRENTIESLRSALQLGADAVEIDVRLTRDGVPVLLHDKTLKRLWEQDRPLRSLSSDEVRGLTAGGVPTLVEALKETEDSRIMVDLPGEPDGRAVRRIVDVIRECGAQERVYYCAGAPAMLAVRAADPAAEIALTWTSVAPPRPALLEAVRPRWLNYRFGLVDRDLAARVHRDGYLLSVWTPDTRHSMRRLLDMGVDSITTNRIDALCALRKG encoded by the coding sequence ATGCGCACCGTGACCGCCGTCGCCCATCGCGGCGCCCCCTACCGTCTCCGCGAGAACACGATCGAATCGCTGCGTTCCGCGCTCCAACTGGGCGCGGACGCGGTCGAGATCGACGTACGACTGACCCGTGACGGCGTGCCCGTGCTGCTGCACGACAAGACTCTGAAGCGCCTGTGGGAGCAGGACCGGCCACTGCGCTCGCTCTCCTCGGACGAGGTGCGCGGACTCACGGCCGGCGGCGTGCCCACGCTGGTCGAGGCCCTCAAGGAGACCGAGGACAGCCGGATCATGGTGGACCTGCCGGGCGAGCCCGACGGCAGGGCTGTACGCCGGATCGTCGACGTCATCCGCGAGTGCGGGGCGCAAGAGCGGGTGTACTACTGCGCGGGCGCCCCGGCCATGCTGGCGGTGCGCGCCGCCGACCCCGCCGCGGAGATCGCGCTGACCTGGACGAGCGTCGCGCCGCCGCGGCCGGCGCTGCTCGAAGCCGTACGGCCGCGCTGGCTCAACTACCGCTTCGGGCTGGTCGACCGGGACCTCGCGGCCCGCGTCCACCGCGACGGCTACCTGTTGTCCGTGTGGACCCCGGACACCCGCCACTCGATGCGGCGCCTCCTGGACATGGGCGTCGACTCGATCACGACGAATCGCATCGACGCGCTGTGCGCCCTGCGTAAGGGCTGA